One region of Chaetodon auriga isolate fChaAug3 chromosome 5, fChaAug3.hap1, whole genome shotgun sequence genomic DNA includes:
- the vamp5 gene encoding vesicle-associated membrane protein 5, translated as MENGKSRLQQAQEDVEEVKVIMLDNLNKADERSGKLDELEDRADNLLAKSKAFEKTTHQVKQQKRWENKKMRMVFIGIGVVATVIIVGLIIYAIVDSTRGQ; from the exons GAGAATGGGAAGAGCCGCCTGCAGCAGGCCcaggaggatgtggaggaggtgaaggtcATCATGCTGGACAACCTGAACAAGGCTGATGAGAGATCTggtaaactggatgagctggaggatAGGGCTGACAACCTGCTGGCAAAG AGTAAAGCTTTTGAAAAGACCACCCACCAGGTGAAGCAACAGAAAAGATGGGAGAACAAGAAGATGAGAATGGTGTTTATTGGCATCGGAGTGGTAGCTACAGTCATCATTGTTGGACTGATAATCTATGCCATTGTTGACAGTACAAGAGGACAGTAG